The following are from one region of the Leclercia sp. AS011 genome:
- the parC gene encoding DNA topoisomerase IV subunit A encodes MSDMAERLALHEFTENAYLNYSMYVIMDRALPFIGDGLKPVQRRIVYAMSELGLNASAKFKKSARTVGDVLGKYHPHGDSACYEAMVLMAQPFSYRYPLVDGQGNWGAPDDPKSFAAMRYTESRLSKYAELLLSELGQGTVEWVPNFDGTMQEPKMLPARLPNILLNGTTGIAVGMATDIPPHNLREVAKAAITLIEQPKTSLDELLDIVQGPDYPTEAEIITSRAEIRKIYQNGRGSVRMRAVWTKEDGAVVITALPHQVSGAKVLEQIAAQMRNKKLPMVDDLRDESDHENPTRLVIVPRSNRVDMEPVMNHLFATTDLEKSYRINLNMIGLDGRPAVKNLLEILTEWLTFRRDTVRRRLNHRLEKVLKRLHILEGLLVAFLNIDEVIEIIRTEDEPKPALMSRFGISETQAEAILELKLRHLAKLEEMKIRGEQNELEKERDQLQAILASERKMNTLLKKELQADADAFGDDRRSPLHEREEAKAMSEHDMQPSEPVTIVLSQSGWVRSAKGHDIDAPGLSYKAGDSFKAAVKGKSNQPVAFIDTTGRSYAIDPITLPSARGQGEPLTGKLTLPPGATVEHMLMEGDEQKLLLASDAGYGFICTFNDLVSRNRAGKALISLPDNAHVMPPLVIEDESDMLLAISAAGRMLMFPVSDLPQLSKGKGNKIISIPSAEAAKGEDGLAHLFLLPPQSTLTIHVGKRKIKLRPEELQKVVGERGRRGSLMRGLQRIDRVEIDSPNRGNASDNEA; translated from the coding sequence ATGAGCGATATGGCAGAGCGCCTCGCGCTACATGAATTCACGGAAAACGCCTACCTGAACTACTCCATGTACGTCATCATGGACAGGGCGTTACCGTTTATCGGTGATGGGCTGAAACCCGTTCAGCGCCGCATCGTGTATGCGATGTCTGAGCTGGGTCTGAACGCCAGCGCCAAGTTTAAAAAATCCGCCCGTACCGTGGGTGACGTGCTGGGTAAATACCATCCGCACGGCGACAGCGCCTGTTATGAAGCCATGGTGCTGATGGCCCAGCCGTTCTCTTACCGTTATCCGCTGGTCGACGGCCAGGGGAACTGGGGCGCGCCGGACGATCCGAAGTCCTTCGCGGCGATGCGTTACACCGAATCCCGTCTCTCTAAATATGCCGAACTACTGCTCAGCGAGCTGGGCCAGGGCACCGTGGAGTGGGTACCGAACTTCGACGGGACGATGCAGGAGCCGAAAATGCTGCCTGCGCGTCTGCCGAACATCCTGCTGAACGGCACCACCGGCATTGCCGTGGGGATGGCGACGGACATTCCGCCGCACAACCTGCGTGAAGTGGCGAAAGCGGCCATCACCCTGATTGAACAGCCGAAAACCTCGCTGGATGAGCTGCTGGATATCGTCCAGGGGCCGGACTACCCGACCGAAGCGGAAATCATCACCTCCCGGGCGGAAATCCGCAAAATCTACCAGAACGGGCGCGGCTCCGTGCGCATGCGCGCGGTATGGACCAAAGAGGACGGCGCAGTGGTGATCACCGCGCTGCCGCACCAGGTTTCCGGCGCGAAAGTGCTGGAGCAGATCGCCGCCCAGATGCGCAATAAAAAGCTGCCGATGGTGGATGACCTGCGCGATGAATCCGACCACGAAAACCCGACCCGTCTGGTGATCGTGCCGCGTTCCAACCGCGTGGACATGGAGCCGGTGATGAACCACCTGTTCGCCACCACCGATCTGGAAAAAAGCTACCGTATCAACCTGAACATGATCGGCCTCGACGGGCGTCCGGCGGTGAAAAACCTGCTGGAGATCCTCACCGAGTGGCTGACCTTCCGCCGCGATACGGTGCGTCGTCGTCTGAACCACCGTCTGGAGAAAGTGCTTAAGCGCCTGCATATCCTTGAAGGTTTGCTGGTGGCGTTCCTCAATATCGACGAAGTGATTGAGATCATCCGTACCGAGGACGAACCGAAGCCCGCGCTGATGTCGCGCTTTGGCATCAGCGAAACCCAGGCCGAAGCGATCCTCGAGCTGAAGCTGCGCCATCTCGCCAAGCTGGAAGAGATGAAGATCCGCGGCGAGCAGAACGAGCTGGAAAAAGAGCGCGATCAGCTGCAGGCGATCCTCGCCTCCGAACGCAAGATGAACACCCTGCTGAAGAAAGAGCTGCAGGCGGACGCCGATGCCTTCGGTGACGACCGTCGTTCTCCGCTGCACGAGCGCGAAGAAGCGAAGGCGATGAGCGAGCATGACATGCAGCCGTCCGAGCCGGTGACCATCGTCCTTTCTCAGAGCGGCTGGGTGCGTAGCGCCAAAGGCCACGACATCGACGCCCCGGGCCTGAGTTACAAAGCGGGCGACAGCTTCAAAGCCGCCGTGAAGGGCAAGAGCAACCAGCCGGTGGCCTTTATCGATACCACCGGGCGCAGCTACGCCATCGATCCTATCACGCTGCCGTCGGCGCGCGGGCAGGGCGAGCCGCTCACCGGCAAGCTGACGCTGCCGCCGGGGGCGACGGTTGAGCATATGCTGATGGAAGGCGACGAGCAGAAGCTGCTGCTGGCCTCCGACGCGGGCTACGGCTTTATCTGTACCTTTAACGATCTGGTGTCGCGTAACCGCGCGGGCAAGGCGTTGATTAGCCTGCCGGATAACGCGCACGTTATGCCGCCACTGGTGATTGAGGACGAGAGCGACATGCTGCTGGCAATCTCTGCCGCAGGCCGGATGCTGATGTTCCCGGTCAGCGATCTGCCGCAGCTGTCGAAAGGGAAGGGCAACAAGATCATCAGTATCCCGTCAGCGGAAGCGGCAAAAGGCGAAGATGGCCTGGCGCATCTCTTCCTGCTGCCGCCGCAGAGCACCCTGACCATTCATGTCGGCAAGCGTAAGATCAAACTGCGTCCGGAAGAGCTGCAGAAGGTGGTTGGCGAGCGCGGACGTCGCGGTTCACTGATGCGCGGCCTGCAACGCATTGACCGCGTGGAGATCGACTCTCCGAACCGCGGCAATGCGAGCGATAACGAAGCGTAA
- the plsC gene encoding 1-acylglycerol-3-phosphate O-acyltransferase — protein sequence MLLIVRSILAVIYCILVCVFGCIYCLFSPRNPKHVATFGHMFARLGPLFGLKVETRLPEGAENYGNAIYIGNHQNNYDMVTAAKIVQPPTVTVGKKSLLWVPFFGLLYWLTGNLLIDRNNRAKAHGTIAEVVNHFKKRKISIWMFPEGTRSRGRGLLPFKTGAFHAAIAAGVPIIPVCVSNTSNKINLNRLRNGLVIVEMLPPVDVSQYGKDQVRELAAHCRELMLNKIAELDKEVAEREAAGRV from the coding sequence ATGCTATTAATTGTTCGTTCCATTCTTGCCGTTATTTACTGCATTCTGGTCTGTGTTTTCGGCTGTATTTACTGCCTGTTCAGCCCGCGTAATCCAAAGCACGTTGCCACCTTTGGCCACATGTTTGCCCGTCTGGGGCCGCTGTTTGGTCTGAAAGTAGAAACGCGTCTGCCGGAAGGGGCAGAGAACTATGGCAACGCTATCTATATCGGTAACCATCAGAACAACTACGATATGGTCACCGCGGCCAAAATCGTCCAGCCGCCAACCGTGACCGTGGGCAAAAAGAGCCTGCTGTGGGTGCCGTTCTTCGGCCTGCTCTACTGGCTGACCGGCAACCTGCTGATCGACCGTAACAACCGCGCCAAAGCGCACGGCACTATCGCTGAGGTGGTGAACCACTTCAAAAAGCGCAAAATTTCCATCTGGATGTTCCCGGAAGGGACCCGCAGCCGGGGTCGTGGCCTGCTGCCGTTTAAAACTGGCGCGTTTCACGCCGCAATTGCGGCAGGTGTTCCTATTATTCCGGTGTGTGTTTCCAACACATCGAATAAGATAAACCTCAACCGCCTGCGTAACGGCCTGGTGATTGTCGAGATGCTGCCGCCGGTCGATGTCAGTCAATATGGCAAAGATCAGGTGCGCGAGCTGGCGGCCCACTGCCGCGAATTAATGCTGAATAAAATCGCTGAGCTCGATAAAGAAGTCGCAGAGCGCGAAGCCGCTGGCAGGGTTTAA
- the ftsP gene encoding cell division protein FtsP, which translates to MSLSRRQFIQASGIALCAGAVPLRANAAGQQQPLPIPPLLESRRGQPLFLTLQRTHWSFTQGTRANVWGVNGRYLGPTVRVWSGDDVKLIYSNRLAENVAMTISGLQVPGPLLGGAPRMMSPSADWAPVLPVRQNAATLWYHANTPNRTAQQVYTGLAGMWLVEDEISKSLPIPNHYGVDDFPIIIQDKRLDNFGTPEYSEPGSGGFVGDTLLVNGAQSPYVEVSRGWVRLRLLNASNSRRYQLQMSDGRALHVIAGDQGFLPAPVPVKQLALAPGERREILVDMTNGDEVSITCGEAAGIVDRLRGFFEPSSILVSTLVLTLRPTGLLPLVTDTLPMRLLPEEILSGTPVRTRDISLGDDPGINGQLWDVNRIDITAQQGTWERWTVRADMPQAFHIEGVRFLVRNVNGAMPFPEDRGWKDTVWVDGQVELLVYYGQPSWPHFPFLFHSQTLEMMDRGSVGQMLINPAP; encoded by the coding sequence ATGTCACTCAGTCGCCGTCAGTTTATTCAGGCATCGGGTATCGCCCTTTGTGCAGGTGCGGTTCCGCTGAGGGCAAACGCCGCCGGGCAGCAGCAGCCGCTGCCCATCCCGCCGTTACTCGAATCCCGTCGCGGCCAGCCGCTGTTCCTGACGTTACAGCGTACCCACTGGTCGTTCACCCAGGGCACGCGGGCGAACGTCTGGGGCGTCAACGGACGCTACCTCGGCCCGACCGTGCGCGTCTGGAGCGGCGATGACGTCAAACTGATCTACAGCAACCGCCTGGCGGAGAATGTCGCCATGACCATCAGCGGTTTGCAGGTGCCGGGCCCGCTGCTGGGCGGCGCGCCGCGCATGATGTCCCCGAGCGCCGACTGGGCGCCGGTTCTGCCCGTTCGCCAGAACGCCGCCACCCTCTGGTATCACGCCAATACGCCAAACCGCACCGCGCAGCAGGTCTATACCGGCCTGGCGGGGATGTGGCTGGTGGAAGATGAGATCAGCAAATCCCTGCCGATCCCCAATCACTACGGGGTCGATGACTTCCCGATCATCATTCAGGACAAGCGGCTGGATAACTTCGGTACGCCGGAGTACAGCGAGCCGGGCAGCGGGGGCTTTGTCGGCGACACGCTGCTGGTGAACGGCGCGCAGAGCCCGTATGTCGAGGTGTCACGCGGCTGGGTGCGTCTGCGCCTGCTGAATGCCTCCAACTCGCGCCGCTATCAGTTACAGATGAGCGACGGCCGGGCGCTGCACGTGATTGCCGGGGATCAGGGCTTCTTACCCGCTCCGGTGCCGGTGAAGCAGCTGGCGCTGGCCCCGGGCGAGCGACGCGAAATCCTGGTGGATATGACCAACGGCGATGAAGTCTCCATCACCTGCGGTGAGGCGGCGGGCATCGTTGACCGTCTGCGCGGCTTCTTTGAACCGTCCAGCATTCTGGTCTCGACTCTGGTATTGACCCTGCGTCCCACCGGCCTGTTGCCGCTGGTGACCGACACCCTACCGATGCGCCTGCTGCCGGAGGAAATCCTGAGCGGGACGCCGGTGCGTACCCGGGATATCAGCCTCGGCGACGATCCGGGCATCAACGGCCAACTGTGGGATGTAAACCGCATTGATATTACCGCCCAGCAGGGCACCTGGGAGCGCTGGACGGTGCGTGCCGACATGCCGCAGGCGTTCCATATTGAAGGGGTGCGGTTCCTGGTGCGTAACGTCAACGGGGCGATGCCGTTCCCGGAAGACCGGGGCTGGAAAGATACCGTCTGGGTCGACGGACAGGTGGAACTGCTGGTCTATTACGGTCAGCCTTCCTGGCCGCACTTCCCGTTCCTGTTCCACAGCCAGACGCTGGAGATGATGGACAGGGGCTCCGTAGGACAAATGTTAATCAATCCGGCACCGTAA